The following are encoded together in the Equus quagga isolate Etosha38 chromosome 1, UCLA_HA_Equagga_1.0, whole genome shotgun sequence genome:
- the KRT18 gene encoding keratin, type I cytoskeletal 18 — MSFSTRSTFSTNYRSLGSVQSPSHRGQPVSSAASVYAGAGGSGSRISVSRSSSFRGSWGAGGLAAGMAGGLVGVGGIQSEKEAMQDLNDRLASYLERVRSLETENRRLESKIREHLEKKGPPIRDWGPYLKTIEELRAQIFANSVDNARIVLQIDNARLAADDFRVKYETELAMRQSVESDIHGLRKVIDDTNVTRLQLETEIEALKEELLFMKKNHEEEVKSLQNQITNSGLTVELDAPKSQDLSKIMADIRAQYEELARKNREELDKYWSQQIEESTIVVTTQTKEIGTAEATLKELRHTVQSLEIDLNSMRNLKASLENNLREVEARFAMQMQQLNEILRHLESELAQTRAEGQRQTQEYEALLNIKVKLEAEIATYRRLLEAGEDFSLGDALDSSSSSQTIQTITSRRIVDGRVVSEINDTKVLRH; from the exons ATGAGCTTCAGCACCCGCTCCACCTTCTCCACCAACTACCGGTCCCTCGGCTCCGTGCAGTCGCCCAGCCACCGGGGCCAGCCGGTCAGCAGCGCGGCCAGTGTCTATGCAGGCGCCGGGGGCTCGGGCTCCCGCATCTCCGTGTCCCGCTCCTCCAGCTTCCGGGGCAGCTGGGGGGCCGGGGGTCTGGCCGCGGGGATGGCCGGGGGTCTGGTGGGCGTAGGAGGCATCCAGAGTGAGAAGGAGGCCATGCAAGACCTGAATGACCGCCTGGCCTCCTACCTGGAGAGGGTAAGGAGTCTGGAGACCGAGAATCGGAGACTGGAGAGCAAGATCCGGGAACACCTGGAGAAGAAGGGGCCCCCGATCCGAGACTGGGGGCCTTACCTCAAGACCATTGAGGAGCTGAGGGCTCAG ATCTTTGCAAATTCTGTGGACAATGCCCGCATCGTTCTGCAGATTGACAACGCCCGTCTTGCTGCTGATGACTTCAGAGTCAA GTATGAGACGGAGCTGGCCATGCGCCAGTCTGTGGAGAGTGACATCCATGGGCTCCGAAAGGTCATTGATGACACCAATGTCACTCGGCTGCAGCTGGAGACAGAGATCGAGGCTCTCAAGGAGGAGCTGCTCTTCATGAAGAAGAACCACGAGGAG GAAGTGAAGAGTCTTCAGAACCAGATTACCAACTCTGGGTTGACTGTGGAGTTGGATGCCCCCAAATCTCAGGACCTCAGCAAGATCATGGCAGACATCCGAGCCCAGTATGAAGAGCTGGCTCGGAAGAACCGAGAGGAGCTGGACAAGTACTGGTCCCAGCAG ATTGAGGAGAGCACCATAGTGGTCACCACGCAGACCAAGGAGATAGGCACTGCTGAGGCCACACTCAAGGAGCTGAGGCACACGGTGCAGTCCTTGGAGATCGACCTGAACTCGATGAGAAATCTGAAGGCCAGCTTGGAGAACAACCTGAGGGAGGTGGAGGCCCGCTTCGCCATGCAGATGCAGCAGCTCAATGAGATCCTGCGGCACCTGGAGTCTGAGCTGGCCCAGACCCGGGCAGAGGGCCAACGCCAGACCCAAGAGTACGAAGCCCTGCTGAACATCAAGGTCAAGCTGGAGGCTGAGATCGCCACCTATCGCCGCCTGCTGGAAGCCGGGGAGGACTTCAG TCTCGGCGACGCCCTGGACAGCAGCAGCTCCTCACAAACCATCCAGACGATCACCTCCCGCAGGATTGTGGATGGCAGAGTGGTGTCCGAGATCAACGACACCAAAGTTCTGAGGCATTGA